TAAGATGCGATTGGACACGAATCCCGGGAAATCATTGACGGATACCGGAATTTTGCCCATTTGTTTGGCTAATTCTTCTACGGTTTGATAGACTTCATCCGTCGTGGCCAATCCACGTATCACTTCTACCAGCTTCATTACTGGAACCGGATTCATAAAGTGCATGCCGATTACCCGTTCCGGACGGTTGGTCACCGCAGCAATTTCCGTAATCGGCAATGAGGACGTATTCGTTGCAAGTATCGCCTCATGTTGACACACTTGGTCCAATTTACGAAAAATATCCGCTTTAATCTGCATATTTTCTGTCGCTGCTTCTACCACAAAGTCTGCTTCCGCCGCATGCTCAAGAGAAGTAGAAGACTGTATGTTTTGCAGAATCGCCGTTTTTTCCGCTTCCGTCAGTTTTCCCTTCTCTACATTTTTGCCGAGCAGTCTCGCAATGGTTTGCATACCGCGATTTACATATTCATCTTTGATATCGTGCAAAACGACATTCAATCCCGCCTGTGCAGCTACCTGTGCAATTCCGGCACCCATTTGTCCCGCTCCAACAACCAGCACTTTTTGGATTGTCAACATGTTCACTCCTTCTATCTCGATGTATCATCCATTTGCTTATCCCTGGCTTATTTCTTTACTGCTTCACTTCCAGCAATACTGCATCCCCTTGCGCCGCTCCGCTGCAGATGGCTGCGATCCCCAGTCCGCCGCCACGCCTGCGCAATTCATAAATCAATGTCATTACAATCCTGGCTCCGCTTGCGCCAATCGGATGGCCAAACGCAATGGCTCCGCCATTGACATTCACTTTGTCGTAATTCAGGCCGAGGAGTTTACCGCTTGTCAAAACAACTGCAGCAAACGCTTCGTTCAACTCAAACAAATCGATATCGCTCAGTTTTAGTTGATGTTTTTGCAATAATTTTTGGATTGCCAAAGCAGGTGTTGTAGCTATATACGGTGCAGGAGCACCCACCTCCGCATGCCCCAGAATGGTCGCAAGAGGCTGTTTGCCTAATGCATGCGCCCTTCCCTCCGACATGACCAGCAATGCGCCTGCTCCGTCATTGACACCTGGCGCATTCCCTGCTGTAATCGATCCGTCTTTCGCAAACACGGGAGGCAAGCTCCTCAGTGTATCTAAGGAAGTGTTCGGACGCGGACATTCATCCGCATCCACCCGTATAGTTTCTCCCTTTTTACCGGGAACTTCGACTGCTACGATTTCCTCCGTAAAAATCCCGTTCTTTTGCGCCGAGATGGCAAATTGTTGGCTGCGCACCGCATACACATCCTGCTCTTCTCTTGTAATGCCATATTCTTTTGCCACTTCACTGCCGTGAACTGCCATATGAACACCGTCAAAGGCGCATCGCAACCCATCGTGGATCATCAAATCCACTACGCTCGCATCTCCCATGCGCATGCCGAATCTCGCTCTGGGCAGCGAATATGGGGCATTTGACATGCTTTCCATACCGCCGGCCAGAATGACATCCGCATCATGTGCACGAATCAACTGATCAGCTAAAGTCACTGCCCTTAGCCCGGATGCGCATACTTTATTGATTGTCTCCGTAGGCGTTGTCCAAGGCAGTCCGGCGTTTCTTGCTGCTTGCCGGGAGGGAATCTGGCCCGCACCCGCCTGCAAAACCATGCCCATGATCACTTCATCGACCTGTTCCGGCTCCACCGCTGCTCTCTCCATGGCCGCTTTCAAAACTACTCCGCCTAAATCAACCGCCCTCAAACCGGATAAGCTTCCGCCAAATTTCCCAAATGGTGTCCGTGCCGCACTCACTATGACCGATCTTCCCATTGACGAAACCTCCCAAAAGCAAGTCTTAAAATTGGCTATATACTACCAAACGGTCGGTATATATGTATAAAGAAAGCAACCTGCGTATTCTCTACTATTACATATACATATACATGTTTTTCTTGAAAAAAGCGATATGGGAATTTTGTCAATATACACAATTACTCGCGATTTCAATTTACAATCTCAACCAAACGGCAAAAATTGCAAAAAATAAAAACCTTCTTATGCAGAAGGCTGTAATACTTGATTCATATAGACCATTGCTGTTTCATCACAAACGGGAAACTTGCTGCAATTCATGCAATCTTTCCAAACCTTATGAGGCAGTGATTCTTTTTGAACAATTTCAAATCCAAGTTTTTCGAAAAAAGGCACTTGATACGTAAGAGCGATGACTTTTTCCAAACCTAGTTTTGCAGATTCTGCAATCAAGTGCACGACCAATTGCTTTCCAAGCCCTTGATTCACTGCTTTAGGATGAATGGCCAATGAACGTATTTCCGCCATGTCTTCCCATAATATATGCAATGCACCCAATCCAACGATTTCTCCTTCATCTTCAATCACTGTCATGGCATGCAAATTCTCATATAGCGATAACTTGGATCGAGGCAAAAGCAATCCTTTTTCCGCATAGTAATTTAACAATTGATAGATTGCTTCCACATCAGGAATGGTTGCTTTCCGAAATGTCGCCCCCATCTGCCCTACCCCCAAACATTCATTTTCCTGAGGATTATTATACAATGTTGTGCATATATATTCAATCAAAATATTTTTTCATTCACCTTTCCGCAATTGCTTGTGATTTCAATATATCTTGTGATTTCAAAATATATTGATAATGCAGCGACGGCAGTTCATCGATTTCCTTTAGCTTGTCTGTTGTGTACCACTCTCTTGCCACGACTTCCTCGTTGACCGCAAAGGGAAGCTCTTTGATTCGTTTACAATGAATAAATATATCGAACTTAGCCCGGGTCAAGGATTCAATCCCCAAAATATGCAATGGCTCAATGCTGCAGTTCGCTTCCTCAAGCAATTCCCTGCGTATCGTTGCAAAAGGTGCTTCCCCATATTCCATGTGTCCGCCGGGCAGACGGATCGGCTCATCGTAAGTATGATGCAGCAAAAGGACTTCTCCTTTTTCATTCCATACGACTCCGACAACTCCCACGGTATGTTTGGCGGAAAGCAGCCGTACGATGTATTTTGTAAACCGCTTGGGAAGGTTTCGATATACGACGATGCTCAATCGCTTTAAGACTTTCATGATTTCTCCATCTGCCATTTTATGATTTTTTATTTTGGATGCTTGCCTGATGCAATATGAACTATCTTATCATACGTTACAAAAGGATATTCAAATGTTTTATTTCTTTTGACAGGATGATCCGAATGGCGAACTCAGCGCAAAAACGACCAGAAATGGGGAAATGGCTGCTTTGGAAATTTTTTCACTCCGACTCTGCCATCCGCCCGTTTCTCCCACCAACCAAACGCCTTTCCCTCTCTACATGCCGAGAGTTTTTAAACAGATATTCGGCTGTTTACCTGAAACCTGCCGGCGGATGGGGAGGTAAAGGAATCATACGCGCTTGGCGTACACAATCCGGCTATGCGTTTATTCGAGAAAAGGGACAGACATATCATTGCAAGTCGATCGAGGATCTCTATCAAACGATCACACCATTTCTGGCGAATAAAGTTTACATTGTCCAAAAGGCAATCGCCCTCGCCAAATGGAAAGGGCGGCCGTATGATATCCGTCTGATGATGCTGCGAAACGGCGAGGGCAAGTGGCAGTACGCAGGAATGCTGGCAAAAGTCGCCGGTGAAAAAAGCATCATCACAAATATTGCTCGCGGACGCGGCTTTGTTTTGGATGTCGACTCCGCATTTCGGCATTCATTCGGATGGAATCAGGAGCAGATTCTCCGCATGAAACAAAACATGACCGAATTGGGATATGCCACTTGCAAACGCTTTGATGCGTATAAATACTATTGGAACATTGGACTCGATCTGGCCATCGATCAGAAAGGGAAATTGTGGATCATCGAAGAAAATACAGGTCCTGCCCTTTTCTTATTTGCAAAATTAAAAGATCAAAAAGCGTATCAAGCGATTCGAACGATCATTGCTGGAAGACGGAAAAATCGAAAAAAATTAACGGATAAAAAATAAACGGTCATAAGAAATCTCAGCTCATCTCAATGCTGCCTTTCTCTTTTAATGAGAAAAGGATTGTCCTATTTTCTACTCGTTTGTTTCATTTGCCACAAGATGCCGTTGCAAATGTTCGCGAAGCTCGTTTGGGATGGGCTTGCTTTTTTGTTCTGAAAAATCATAATGTACCATTACTGCGGTGCCTTTTGCGACTACTTGTCCCTTTTGAATCGCTTCATGATACACAACAAAGCTGGAATTCCCAATCTTTTGAATACCTGTTCGAATCTCAACCTCATATTCCATATAAATTTGTGCGATATAGTCCACATTTATATTGGCGACAATCAATTTCCATTGAGTTGTATCCAAATCCGGAACAAAAATTTTGAAAATCTCTACACGTCCTGCCTCAAACCATATGGGAACCACGGTATTATTGATATGGCCGAGGGCGTCCGTTTCGGAGAATCGGGGCATTAGCTGAATGCTGAACATAAAAAGCTTTCATCCTTTCTGTTGCAATGATTCTGACTACATAGTTTTTTGCTATTCGGAAACCAATATAAATTCTGAAACCCATATAAAACCGAATCCGTGACAAAAATTACCGAGTGCAGGGGATGGCACGAGTACACATGCAGTCGCTCAAACAGCGCCGATCGCCTTGCTTTGATTAAGATTGCAAAAGATGCGTTTTTTGTTTTATTAGTTTGTTCCATTTATTAAATTTATTATTTCATTTATACATATTGTTTTTATTTTTAATTTATTTTTTATTTTTTAATATATTCTATTATATTAAAAATATAAATTTATTTGATATATTATAATATTCTTAAATTCATTTCATTGCAATAATTTCCTATATAGAACTTTACTCATTTCAGATGTCTAAAACAAGTAAAAATTTGCGAGATATACCCGTGACTGCTTATATCGACAAAACTCGTCAAAATGCTATCTGATTTTCTCTTTTATGCGTTTTAGGTCTTTTATGTTTCGACAATTGTTTTAACAAGGTGTTTTCTTTTTCGAAAAGAGGAAGGAAGCAGTCTGCAAATATTTTTTAGCGTACAAATTAATGGTTTGCCAGGTAATGCTCAGTGCAATGATCCGTGATTTCATGAAACTGTAATTGTAACAACATGCGACTGTTTTCCCCACCGAATTTCATTTGATACTCGACGTTTAATTTACCTGATTGGAGGTTCTCTTCAAAGTGAAATTGCAGTTGTTCTGTTTTGATCGTCAAATCAAACGTTCCAAAAGGTGTTTGGTAGGACGTATGCGAAACCGTTCCTCGTTTCCATACATACCGCATTTGTGTACCGCCAAAGCGGATGACTGTTACTTCATTAAGAAGCGGATCGATTTTTAATGTAGTTTTGCTGGATTCCAAGCCGCTTTGATTCGTTTCTTCATACGTGACAAAGATCGCAGTGCCCTTTTTGTATAAAATTCCTTGTGTGGTTGTTTCATAATATGCGGGCATTTCACCACGTTTGATTTGTTTGGTATGCAATTGAAGTTTGACAGATTTTTTAAACGATTGTTCTTGTATGTTTGTATCGGTCATTGTATTCGCTCCATCAATGGATGTAAAATGCAGAAAAAGGAGGAAACGATTCCTCCTTTGCTCATATTTACCCTTTATCCTTTTCTTTATCTTTTAGAGGATGTTCAAAAAGTAGCCAAAATCCCTTAACCACTTTTTAAACACGCACTTACTTTTATCGAATAAACGACAACAAGGCTTCCCGAATGATTTTTGAAGCCAGGATCTGTGTTTGTTCTGTCGGGTCTAAAACAGGCGCGACTTCCACCAGATCAAACCCGACAACATTCAGTTGCTTCATCAAATGCACAGCTTGCAATACTTCAGCCGATGTGATCCCGCCAGCTTCCGCAGTTCCCGTACCCGGTGCAAAAGCCGGGTCTACCACATCAATATCGATTGTTACATACACAGGTCGGCCTTTTAATTCTTCGATTCGCTGCTTTAAAGGTTCTAAAACAGTAAACGGGTGAAAATTGGTGTTCTCCTTCGCAAACATGAATTCTTCACGCATTCCGGATCGAATCCCGAACTGATATACGTTCTTCCCGCCGATCATGTCGACTATTTTCCGAATCACTGCCGCATGGGAGTATGGCTCTCCTTCGTAATGTTCCCGCAAATCGGTGTGTGCATCCAAATGAACCAATGCAAGGTTAGGATACTTCTCATATACGGCTTGTACCGGTCCCCATGTGACCAAATGCTCCCCACCAAGTCCGATCGGCAATTTCCCATGCGCCAACAGTTGTTTTACATAATCTCGGATCATCTCTACGCTTCGAGCCGGATTCCCAAAAGGCAAAGGAATATCTCCGGCGTCGAAATACGCGACCTCTCCCAGTTCCCGATCCAGATAAGGGCTATACTCTTCCAGACCGAGGGACACCTCGCGAATGCGCTTAGGACCCAAGCGTGTTCCCGGTCGAAAGGACGTGGTCCAATCCATTGGCATGCCATAAATCACTGCCTGCGCTTTTCCATAGTCGCTCGTAGCGCCAATAAATACATTTCCTGAATATGCATCATCAAATTTCACTTGTGTCATTTCATCCCTTTAATAAATTCTCAACAAATTTCGGCAATTGAAATACAGATTTATGAATGCGCGGACTATAGTATTTGGTTTCAAAATCCTTCAGTTGCGCTTCATCCACTTCCAACGGATCGTATTTTTTTGACCCCAGTGTGAATGTCCATAATCCGCTTGGATACGTCGGAATAGACGCTGTATACAACCGGGCAATCGGATAAATCGTAGAGATATCCTGATATACCCGGCGAATCAAATCCCCGTTCAAGAATGGCGATTCCGTCTGTGCGACAAAAATTCCGTCTTCTTTCAATGCCTCATAGATGCCTTGATAAAAATCTCTTGCAAAAAGTCCGACTGCAGGGCCTACAGGCTCTGTAGAATCGACAAGAATCACGTCATATGTATTTTTATTTTCATGAATATGCTTGATCCCGTCGATCACTTGGACATCCACCCGGGGGTCTCCTAAAGCGCAAGCGATTTCCGGCAAATACTGCTTCGATACTTCAATCACGCGTCCGTCAATTTCTGCGAGGACCGCTTTCTCAACAGACGGATGCTTGATGATTTCACGAATCGCTCCACCGTCGCCGCCGCCGACAACCAGTACTTTTTTCGGATTGGGATGTGTATGTAATGCAATATGGGAAATCATTTCATGATATACGAACTCATCTTTGATTGTCGTCATCACCATGCCGTCCAATACGAGCATGCGTCCCCATTGAAGTGTTTCAATCATGTCAATTTCCTGAAATTCTGAAGTTTCCTTATGTAATGTCTTTGCAATCTTTGCAGTAATTCCATAATTTTCTGTTTGTTTTTCTGTGTACCACAGTTCCATTCCTATCATCACCTTTCAATCAATTCGACTCGTATTATACCAAATTCACTCAGAAAATAAACGATTCTTTTTGTTTAATCTCCACAAGGGATTCCCATACTGATTACTACCATTCGTATTTTTGCCAGAATTTTTTTGCATGAATAAAAAATTCAAGAAAAATGTAAAAAAACTGCAAAATCCAAAATGTTGAATTATTAAAGAAGGGAATTTGTATGAATAAACAGACATATACTCCCGATACGTATCATCCTGTTCAACAGAATCCGCCAAGTGATCGGAAACCGATACTGCTGCGTATTATTCTGGCATGTTTGATCGGCATTGTATGTGCAGGAGTTACGTGCTTTTTGTATTTGCGATATGCACCTTTGCCTCCAAATGCGATTATTGATACGTCAAAAGTATATAGTGCCGATGGCACCATTCTTACCGATTATGTAAGCGGCGGAAGTCGGGTCAAAGTTCCATTAAACAAAATTCCGAAGAGTCTGCAAGAAGCTACGCTTGCAGTAGAGGATGCTCATTTTTACGATCATGGCGCTTTAAACTGGCGAAGCATTGCCAGGGCTATTTGGGTGAATCTCAAACACGGGGAAGTGGAACAAGGCGGCTCGACCATTACCCAACAGCTGGCACGTAATCTTTACTTAACACAAGCTCGCACATGGTCAAGAAAAATTCGGGAAGCGATTCTCTCATTGCAATTGGAAATGCATTATTCCAAAAATAGCATCCTTGATCAGTATCTAAATGTCATTTATTACGGAAATGGAGCAAAGGGCGTAGAATCTGCAGCGGAATTTTATTTTGGCAAGCCAGTCGAGTCACTGGATCTCGCAGAGTCGGCCATGATTGCCGGCATTCCCAATGGTCCTGCCATTTACGCACCTTTCACATTGGATCATGGCAAACGGGATTTTTCCAACTATTCCAATGCAAAATTGCGCCAAAAAACCGTTTTGGAAGCCATGTTTCATCAACATCTCATCACATTGGCACAGGAACAGCAGGCTTATCAGGAACCATTGAATTTTTCAAAAGCAAAACAACCGGAAAGTTTGGCGCCTTATTTTACCGATTATGTCAAAACAACTTTACAGACGAACTATGGCTTTAGCAAAGATGACCTGTATCGCGGAGGTCTCAATATCCATTCTACGATCGATGTAGCATTACAAAAAGCGGCAGAAAGAGCGATTGCAAATCACATACCGGCCGGCAGTCATCTGCAGGTCGCTCTCGTTGCCATGGATCCGCAAAATGGCGATATAAAAGCGATGGTCGGGGGTACAAATTATCGCCAAAGTGCCTATAACCGCGTATTGGCGCCGAGGGAGCCCGGATCTTCTTTTAAGCCGGTTTTGTATTTGACCGCGCTACAAAATGGATTTACTCCGGCTACCCGCATCAATAGTGAACCGACCACATTTCTTTATGGTACACATGATCAAACATACGAAGTCCATAATTTTGCAAATATTTATCAACATCATCCAATTGATATGCGGGAAGCAATTGCCCGCTCCGATAACGTATATGCAGTTGCTACAGGACTTGATACCGGGTTAAACAAAGTCATCGAGACGGCAAAGGCGTTAGGAATCGATACAAATCTGAAATCAGATCCGATGAAACCTTATCCCTCTTTGGCGCTTGGGGTGTTTCCCGTATCCCCGTTAGAAATGGCGCGCGCATATAGTGTGCTTGCTAACGGGGGCGAACTTGTGCAGCCGCGAGCGTTTACAGAAATTGATAATGCATATGGAAGCCAAGTGATCAAGCAAGAGGTGCAGAAACAGCAGGTAGAAGATCCGCGCTATACGTTTATTCTTACAGATTTAATGAAAAGTGTATTTGAGCAAGACGGAACAGCCGCCCGCATTGCCAGCGAGATTACACAGCCTGCTGCCGGCAAAACGGGAACCACCGATACAGATGCCTGGATGATCGGTTATACACCGGATCTTGTGACTGTGGTATGGGTTGGATATGATAAGAATCATTTATTGTCTGCTACAGAATCCCATTTGGCTGCACCCATTTGGGCAGACTTTATGCATGCGTATGAACAAACGACGACTCCAAAAGAGTTTGCAATACCGACAGGAGTCACACGTGTGCAGATCGACCCACAAAGCGGGCAATTGGCTACAAATGCTTGTCCGATCAAAGAATGGGATTATTTTCTCGACAATGAAGCGCCAAAGGAAACTTGCACGCTTCACCCGGCACAACCACAACAGAATCCATCAAACCATTCGAAGCATAATTCCTGGTTGGATTCCCTTTGGAATTGGGTTACGGGGAACTAGATCAAGTCTTATCCCATCTTCCATATACATTTGCTGCCCCCGAATGTGTTGCGTAACCCGCACACATTCGGGGGCAAAACCATTCACCCATTTTCCCTTTGTTCATACACTGAAATCGAGAAGAGTTGTCACGGTTTTTGTGAGAACAACTTTGGCATAAATAGGAGGTCGCCGAAAATGGAAGCCAATGCGCACACCCGGCGGGATGTAAGCTATCGTTTGCAAAAACTTGAGCGAAAACTCAAAACTCTGGATCCCACGCAACCGACCTACTCATTGGAACGGGAGCTTTTACAAAAGGAAATAAAATTAATGAAGGGTGAACTGCCTGTTGTACCCAATTCAAACACAAATCGCAATACGACTGCTGCCAAAGTATCGAAATCAAGCAATGGGCGATTACAAAACACGAAAAGCCGCAGAAAACAAGCACGCAAAGGAAATTCAAAAGCTGTCGTTCCAATCATCCCCAAAAGCCAAGTTACACAAATACTTTCCAAAGATCCTGTCTCAGCCATCACCAATATTCGCACATTCTGCAAACAATGCCTGCGTTACATTCAACAAGCCGATAAAATGATCGATACTCTATTTGTTACGACAAATTCCTTAAACCAATCTGGTGTACTGCAAAAACTCATCAAAGAAAAAGGGAAAAATTTGAATACAGAAGACCTTACGAATATTTTAATGGCATTGATGAACTCACCGGCCGGCAGTGATTTTTTGAAGAAAGCCGGAGATAATAATCAAGAACAACCGCCGCAACAAGCCACGTGAAGGAAATATAAGAACACCCTCCAGTTTTTGACTAGAGGGTGTTTTCTTGATTTGAGTGATTATTCGTTTGGTTTCACAAACTTTTTCATTTCTTTTAGCAAACTGTCATCTGCGACGCCTTTGCCGTATTTTTTAACCAAGGATTCCACATTTGCATCCGGACCGTTTGCACCCGAGTTTTTCGTCGCATCTGTAAATGCGTTCATAAAAGCGTTCAAGCGTTCTTCGCTGACTGGCAAATTTAATTGTTGCGCAAAACGTTTTGCCATATTGCGAACGGTCTCCGGATCTTTCCAATCCTCCTGATTCGTATTTTTCACTTTATTCAACATTTCCAATAATCCGCCTTTATTGACGCCTTTAAGATTTTGCTTGAGTACGTCAACACTATTCATTTGCGGCTGTTTTTGAGTTTGGTTGGCCCCTTGAGCGGCAGCATTCACACTAGTTGCTTTGCTTTGTTTATTTGTTGATGTTGCTTTTTTTCTGATCGGCTTTTTTGGCACAATTTGTCCCTCCCGTTCATTCATATGTCCCGCCATCCATTCACATATGTGAACTTTGCAGGAGTTTCTATTTATCATATGGTAGGAGGGATTCATTTGCCCGAGATAAATGCCTATTTTTGTTCGTTTGAGCTGCGCCGGATCATCTGTCCCAAGCGGCCGATCGGTATCGCTATCTGTTCCTTCGAGGAAACAAAATTTCCCCAGGCCATGATGCCGTGTAAATGATCGACACAAAAATCTTCCTCTTGTCCTTCGACACGATACTCGCCATGAATGACAATGGTTTTCGGATCGACCAGATACGACTTTGCCAAATAAAATTTTTGCTCCAATACTTGCAATTCAGACTCTGACAATAAGCCTGACTGGTGCTTTTTCATACCCTCTTCCCGCAATCGCTGCATTTCCAGTTGTATCTCTTCACGCGTCATTTCACTATATCGTTTCATTCGATTCACCATCCAAAAGATAAGATCCACTCAATACAGTATGATATATCGAGTGGATCAAGAAAAACAGTCAGAATTCTGTCATCTCTCCTGACAAATATTCTTCATGGACTACAAAATGCGCTTTCCATAAAATTTCTGCAAGATAGGACAAAGGTGTCTTGGCAACTTCCCGATATACACGCCTTGTATACAAATGGCGGGCGTTCGGCAATTCCTGTTTTAATCGGCTTCGCAGGGCATTACCGGAATCATCGGCATCAACAAAAATATACACATCCTCATCGTGCAGCGGGACAATCAACTGTTCAATTTTTTCTTCACTTAAAGTACCGAAAGTGCAAATAAAGCAAACTGGCTCATCAATAATCTTTTGCAAGCGTTCTTTATCCGTCTTTCCTTCAACTATCAGTACTTTTGAGTCGATCATGTGGAGTTAATCATCCCTTTACTATGCGTCTACTCTCGCTCAACCGGGTTGTCCGGATAGGAGCACCAATCACTCCAACTCCCCGGATACAACTTGACATTGGTAAAACCTGCTTCCTTGAGTGCAAGTATATTCGGACAAGCGGTAACACCGGAACCACAATATACGATGACTTCCCGATCCTCCCGAATTCCCTGAAAACGATCCCGTTGTTCCTTTGCATTCTTCCAATAACCGTTATCGTTCAAACTATCTTTCCAGAAATAATTTCTCGCTCCCGGTATATGCCCCGCAACCGGATCGATATGTTCTTCCAAGCCCGCATACCGTTTAAATTCTCGTGAATCAATAAGCGCAACGTCATCGCAATCGAGCTTTTGTTTTACTTCCTCCATGTTGACCACCCAATCATACTGCGGCCGTACAGTAAAGGATTTTGGACGCATGGCCGGAATCTCTGCAGCAACCGGATATTCACTGTTTTGCCATGCTGAAAATCCGCCATCCAGCAGGAATACGTTCGAATGGCCAAAATATTTCAACATCCACCAAAGCCTGCTGGCAAACGCTCCTCCTTGATCATCATATGCGACAACCGTTACGTGTTCATCAATGCCGGCTGCACTCATGATTTCCGTAAACCTTTCCGGAGTCGGCAAAGGATGCCGCCCTCCATGAATTTGTTTCGGTGCGGAAAGATCCCGTTCCAGATGCAAATAAAGAGCACCTGGTATATGCCCTTGCCGATAGCTTTGTTCACCAACATCCGGCTGTCCCAAGACAAAGCGGCAATCAAGAATTCGCAGATTCTCTTCCTGCAAATGTTCATGCAGCCACTG
Above is a window of Fodinisporobacter ferrooxydans DNA encoding:
- a CDS encoding DUF1811 family protein, whose protein sequence is MKRYSEMTREEIQLEMQRLREEGMKKHQSGLLSESELQVLEQKFYLAKSYLVDPKTIVIHGEYRVEGQEEDFCVDHLHGIMAWGNFVSSKEQIAIPIGRLGQMIRRSSNEQK
- a CDS encoding transglycosylase domain-containing protein; protein product: MNKQTYTPDTYHPVQQNPPSDRKPILLRIILACLIGIVCAGVTCFLYLRYAPLPPNAIIDTSKVYSADGTILTDYVSGGSRVKVPLNKIPKSLQEATLAVEDAHFYDHGALNWRSIARAIWVNLKHGEVEQGGSTITQQLARNLYLTQARTWSRKIREAILSLQLEMHYSKNSILDQYLNVIYYGNGAKGVESAAEFYFGKPVESLDLAESAMIAGIPNGPAIYAPFTLDHGKRDFSNYSNAKLRQKTVLEAMFHQHLITLAQEQQAYQEPLNFSKAKQPESLAPYFTDYVKTTLQTNYGFSKDDLYRGGLNIHSTIDVALQKAAERAIANHIPAGSHLQVALVAMDPQNGDIKAMVGGTNYRQSAYNRVLAPREPGSSFKPVLYLTALQNGFTPATRINSEPTTFLYGTHDQTYEVHNFANIYQHHPIDMREAIARSDNVYAVATGLDTGLNKVIETAKALGIDTNLKSDPMKPYPSLALGVFPVSPLEMARAYSVLANGGELVQPRAFTEIDNAYGSQVIKQEVQKQQVEDPRYTFILTDLMKSVFEQDGTAARIASEITQPAAGKTGTTDTDAWMIGYTPDLVTVVWVGYDKNHLLSATESHLAAPIWADFMHAYEQTTTPKEFAIPTGVTRVQIDPQSGQLATNACPIKEWDYFLDNEAPKETCTLHPAQPQQNPSNHSKHNSWLDSLWNWVTGN
- a CDS encoding toprim domain-containing protein — its product is MIDSKVLIVEGKTDKERLQKIIDEPVCFICTFGTLSEEKIEQLIVPLHDEDVYIFVDADDSGNALRSRLKQELPNARHLYTRRVYREVAKTPLSYLAEILWKAHFVVHEEYLSGEMTEF
- a CDS encoding stage VI sporulation protein F; translated protein: MPKKPIRKKATSTNKQSKATSVNAAAQGANQTQKQPQMNSVDVLKQNLKGVNKGGLLEMLNKVKNTNQEDWKDPETVRNMAKRFAQQLNLPVSEERLNAFMNAFTDATKNSGANGPDANVESLVKKYGKGVADDSLLKEMKKFVKPNE
- a CDS encoding sulfurtransferase → MHSNLVHVQWLHEHLQEENLRILDCRFVLGQPDVGEQSYRQGHIPGALYLHLERDLSAPKQIHGGRHPLPTPERFTEIMSAAGIDEHVTVVAYDDQGGAFASRLWWMLKYFGHSNVFLLDGGFSAWQNSEYPVAAEIPAMRPKSFTVRPQYDWVVNMEEVKQKLDCDDVALIDSREFKRYAGLEEHIDPVAGHIPGARNYFWKDSLNDNGYWKNAKEQRDRFQGIREDREVIVYCGSGVTACPNILALKEAGFTNVKLYPGSWSDWCSYPDNPVERE